One genomic segment of Hevea brasiliensis isolate MT/VB/25A 57/8 chromosome 3, ASM3005281v1, whole genome shotgun sequence includes these proteins:
- the LOC110646633 gene encoding RNA polymerase sigma factor sigF, chloroplastic isoform X2 has product MEIGTSVHEGNSALDQLVLESKYCSLGWPKFWNLIPPSQTAQIPSWSLTMQSVTANTDKLLAVEPFIVIDLAKKALSASKEAALLAEKCTNLDDVVSTSLRSTCSSNFSIGEVKTVRSTRHLGRQSKNRRVPKAKDMFHEPYNARKADVQKRINEGFDPKDPLRLFLWGPETKQLLTAKEESELIAQVQDLMRLEKVKKSLQFQFGREPSMVEWADVVGLSCSVLQSQLHAGNSSREKLINANLRMVVHIAKQYQGRGLSLQDLMQEGSMGLMKSIEKFKPQVGCRFATYAYWWIRQTVRKAIFQNSRTIRLPENVYNILGKVMEAKRSYIQEGNHNPTKEELAKRTGITIDKLERLFFMARMPLSMQQTVWADQDTTFQEITADAEIEIPDVSAAKQLMRQHVRGLLNILNLKERQIIRLRYGIEDGKQKSLSEIGNVFGLSKERVRQLESRALYKLKQCLGSHGLEAYADLLV; this is encoded by the exons ATGGAAATTGGGACCTCAGTCCATGAAGGGAACAGTGCTTTGGATCAATTGGTGCTGGAATCCAAGTATTGCTCACTTGGTTGGCCCAAATTTTGGAATTT AATACCTCCTTCACAAACAGCGCAAATTCCATCCTGGTCATTGACTATGCAGTCTGTCACAGCCAATACTGACAAGCTTCTGGCTGTTGAACCATTTATTGTGATTGACCTTGCTAAAAAAGCGTTGTCTGCTTCAAAAGAAGCAGCATTATTAGCTGAGAAATGCACTAATCTCGATGATGTAGTTTCTACTAG CTTGAGGTCCACGTGTTCATCTAATTTCTCTATTGGGGAGGTGAAAACTGTTAGGTCAACACGTCATTTAGGGAGGCAGTCTAAAAATCGGAGGGTGCCAAAAGCAAAAGATATGTTTCATGAGCCTTATAATGCTAGAAAGGCTGATGTACAAAAAAGGATAAATGAAGGATTTGATCCAAAGGATCCACTTCGGTTATTTTTGTGGGGTCCTGAAACAAAACAACTTTTGACTGCTAAAGAGGAGTCTGAATTGATTGCTCAAGTACAG GATTTAATGAGGTTGGAGAAGGTGAAAAAAAGTCTTCAGTTTCAATTTGGCCGTGAACCATCCATGGTTGAGTGGGCTGATGTTGTTGGACTTAGTTGTTCAGTCTTGCAGTCACAACTTCATGCTGGTAACAGCAGCCGAGAAAAGCTGATTAATGCAAATTTACGGATGGTAGTTCATATTGCTAAACAGTATCAGGGCCGTGGTCTCAGCCTTCAGGACTTAATGCAG GAAGGAAGCATGGGTCTTATGAAAAGCATTGAGAAATTCAAACCACAAGTTGGCTGCCGATTTGCCACTTATGCATATTGGTGGATAAGGCAGACTGTAAGGAAGGCCATATTTCAGAATTCTAGGACGATTCGTTTACCG GAGAATGTCTATAATATCTTGGGCAAAGTAATGGAAGCAAAGAGGTCATATATTCAGGAAGGAAATCATAATCCAACCAAAGAAGAATTAGCAAAACGTACTGGAATTACAATTGATAAGTTGGAAAGGCTGTTTTTTATGGCAAGAATGCCACTATCAATGCAACAAACTGTCTGGGCGGACCAAGATACTACTTTCCAG GAAATAACTGCAGACGCTGAAATTGAGATCCCAGATGTGAGTGCAGCAAAACAATTGATGAGACAACATGTTCGCGGGCTCCTGAACATTCTCAACCTAAAGGAAAGGCAGATAATCAGGCTAAGATATGGCATTGAAGATGGCAAACAAAAATCACTATCCGAAATTGGTAATGTGTTTGGATTGTCTAAGGAAAGGGTGCGGCAATTAGAAAGCCGAGCATTATATAAGCTCAAGCAATGTCTTGGTAGCCACGGACTCGAGGCATATGCAGATTTACTTGTTTAG
- the LOC131178797 gene encoding uncharacterized protein LOC131178797, producing the protein MIHVKVTTNQGLSEFSMPLSATIFQVKQKINESFPNYIVGSEEVLFYNGQVLDDDRSLESYNFRDLVSLNLDVTLQQPKFYILAKSFNKETVMKVKPTTTVSHLKDKIERKWGIFKDDLILAHNHEAMKDDFPLSYYNVHANSIIEVVTQYLSR; encoded by the coding sequence atgatacatGTGAAGGTTACTACTAATCAAGGGTTAAGCGAATTCTCTATGCCCTTGAGTGCAACTATTTTTCAAGTGAAGCAAAAGATTAATGAATCATTTCCTAATTACATAGTTGGATCGGAGGAAGTTCTCTTTTACAATGGGCAAGTTTTGGATGATGATCGTTCTCTTGAATCTTATAATTTTCGAGATTTAGTTTCACTTAATCTTGATGTGACTCTCCAACaaccaaaattttatattttggcGAAGTCTTTTAACAAAGAAACTGTTATGAAAGTGAAACCAACAACTACTGTGTCACATTTAAAggataaaattgaaagaaaatggggtATCTTTAAAGATGACTTGATTTTAGCACACAATCATGAAGCAATGAAGGATGATTTTCCTCTCTCTTACTATAATGTTCATGCCAATTCCATTATTGAAGTTGTGACTCAATATTTATCACGTTAA
- the LOC110646633 gene encoding RNA polymerase sigma factor sigF, chloroplastic isoform X1 gives MDAGRTLLSSTPSFPRRTHLKNCVFSPVPAVTPVPTTSIARNFPTSVLLQEQRDEFRRLLNIVKEDRISQTTVDRRQMEIGTSVHEGNSALDQLVLESKYCSLGWPKFWNLIPPSQTAQIPSWSLTMQSVTANTDKLLAVEPFIVIDLAKKALSASKEAALLAEKCTNLDDVVSTSLRSTCSSNFSIGEVKTVRSTRHLGRQSKNRRVPKAKDMFHEPYNARKADVQKRINEGFDPKDPLRLFLWGPETKQLLTAKEESELIAQVQDLMRLEKVKKSLQFQFGREPSMVEWADVVGLSCSVLQSQLHAGNSSREKLINANLRMVVHIAKQYQGRGLSLQDLMQEGSMGLMKSIEKFKPQVGCRFATYAYWWIRQTVRKAIFQNSRTIRLPENVYNILGKVMEAKRSYIQEGNHNPTKEELAKRTGITIDKLERLFFMARMPLSMQQTVWADQDTTFQEITADAEIEIPDVSAAKQLMRQHVRGLLNILNLKERQIIRLRYGIEDGKQKSLSEIGNVFGLSKERVRQLESRALYKLKQCLGSHGLEAYADLLV, from the exons ATGGATGCTGGAAGGACTTTGCTTTCTTCTACCCCATCATTTCCTCGAAGAACCCACCTCAAGAATTGTGTCTTTTCTCCTG TTCCTGCAGTTACTCCTGTTCCAACCACTTCTATAGCTCGAAATTTTCCTACTTCAGTTCTTTTGCAAGAGCAGCGTGATGAGTTTAGGCGTCTCCTGAACATTGTCAAGGAAGATAGAATTTCTCAG ACAACAGTGGATAGAAGACAGATGGAAATTGGGACCTCAGTCCATGAAGGGAACAGTGCTTTGGATCAATTGGTGCTGGAATCCAAGTATTGCTCACTTGGTTGGCCCAAATTTTGGAATTT AATACCTCCTTCACAAACAGCGCAAATTCCATCCTGGTCATTGACTATGCAGTCTGTCACAGCCAATACTGACAAGCTTCTGGCTGTTGAACCATTTATTGTGATTGACCTTGCTAAAAAAGCGTTGTCTGCTTCAAAAGAAGCAGCATTATTAGCTGAGAAATGCACTAATCTCGATGATGTAGTTTCTACTAG CTTGAGGTCCACGTGTTCATCTAATTTCTCTATTGGGGAGGTGAAAACTGTTAGGTCAACACGTCATTTAGGGAGGCAGTCTAAAAATCGGAGGGTGCCAAAAGCAAAAGATATGTTTCATGAGCCTTATAATGCTAGAAAGGCTGATGTACAAAAAAGGATAAATGAAGGATTTGATCCAAAGGATCCACTTCGGTTATTTTTGTGGGGTCCTGAAACAAAACAACTTTTGACTGCTAAAGAGGAGTCTGAATTGATTGCTCAAGTACAG GATTTAATGAGGTTGGAGAAGGTGAAAAAAAGTCTTCAGTTTCAATTTGGCCGTGAACCATCCATGGTTGAGTGGGCTGATGTTGTTGGACTTAGTTGTTCAGTCTTGCAGTCACAACTTCATGCTGGTAACAGCAGCCGAGAAAAGCTGATTAATGCAAATTTACGGATGGTAGTTCATATTGCTAAACAGTATCAGGGCCGTGGTCTCAGCCTTCAGGACTTAATGCAG GAAGGAAGCATGGGTCTTATGAAAAGCATTGAGAAATTCAAACCACAAGTTGGCTGCCGATTTGCCACTTATGCATATTGGTGGATAAGGCAGACTGTAAGGAAGGCCATATTTCAGAATTCTAGGACGATTCGTTTACCG GAGAATGTCTATAATATCTTGGGCAAAGTAATGGAAGCAAAGAGGTCATATATTCAGGAAGGAAATCATAATCCAACCAAAGAAGAATTAGCAAAACGTACTGGAATTACAATTGATAAGTTGGAAAGGCTGTTTTTTATGGCAAGAATGCCACTATCAATGCAACAAACTGTCTGGGCGGACCAAGATACTACTTTCCAG GAAATAACTGCAGACGCTGAAATTGAGATCCCAGATGTGAGTGCAGCAAAACAATTGATGAGACAACATGTTCGCGGGCTCCTGAACATTCTCAACCTAAAGGAAAGGCAGATAATCAGGCTAAGATATGGCATTGAAGATGGCAAACAAAAATCACTATCCGAAATTGGTAATGTGTTTGGATTGTCTAAGGAAAGGGTGCGGCAATTAGAAAGCCGAGCATTATATAAGCTCAAGCAATGTCTTGGTAGCCACGGACTCGAGGCATATGCAGATTTACTTGTTTAG